One region of Primulina tabacum isolate GXHZ01 chromosome 1, ASM2559414v2, whole genome shotgun sequence genomic DNA includes:
- the LOC142541730 gene encoding LOW QUALITY PROTEIN: serine/threonine-protein kinase SRK2E-like (The sequence of the model RefSeq protein was modified relative to this genomic sequence to represent the inferred CDS: inserted 2 bases in 1 codon) translates to MDRPTAAMGHGLDMPIMHDSDRYELVKEIGSGNFGVARLMRDRQTNELVAVKYIERGEKIDENVQREIINHRSLRHPNIVRFKEVILTPTHLAIVMEYASGGELFERICNAGRFGEDEARFFFQQLVSGVSYCHSMQICHRDLKLENTLLDGSPVPRLKICDFGYSKSSVLHSQPKSTVGTPAYIAPEVLLKKEYDGKIADVWSCGVTLYVMLVGAYPFEDPDEPKNFRKTIQRILNVQYSIPDYVHISPECHHLISRIFVADPAKRITMPEITTHEWFLKNLPADLMDDNSXNRQFEEPDQPMQSDDEIMQIITEATIPAAGTNSLNHYLTGSLDIDDDMDEDLESDPDLDIDSSGEIIYAL, encoded by the exons ATGGATCGACCGACGGCGGCGATGGGCCATGGTTTGGACATGCCGATAATGCATGACAGCGATCGCTATGAGCTGGTTAAGGAAATCGGGTCGGGTAATTTTGGGGTGGCTCGGCTTATGAGGGATCGGCAAACCAACGAGCTTGTTGCTGTTAAGTACATCGAAAGGGGCGAGAAG ATTGATGAGAATGTGCAGCGGGAAATCATTAACCACAGGTCTCTAAGGCATCCCAATATTGTTAGATTTAAGGAG GTCATACTGACGCCAACCCATTTGGCTATTGTGATGGAATATGCCTCCGGGGGAGAGCTTTTCGAAAGGATATGCAATGCAGGTCGATTCGGTGAGGATGAG GCAAGGTTTTTCTTCCAGCAACTTGTATCAGGAGTCAGCTACTGTCATTCTATG CAAATATGCCATCGTGATTTGAAGTTGGAAAATACATTACTGGATGGAAGTCCAGTTCCTCGGCTGAAAATTTGTGATTTTGGGTATTCAAAG TCCTCAGTGCTGCATTCACAACCAAAATCAACAGTTGGTACCCCTGCTTATATTGCTCCTGAAGTGTTGCTTAAAAAAGAATACGATGGAAAG ATTGCAGATGTTTGGTCTTGTGGAGTGACTTTATACGTCATGTTGGTGGGCGCATACCCATTCGAGGATCCCGATGAACCCAAAAACTTTAGAAAAACCATACAG CGAATTTTGAATGTCCAGTATTCAATTCCTGATTATGTTCATATATCTCCAGAATGCCATCATTTAATCTCAAGGATATTTGTGGCGGACCCTGCCAAG AGAATTACAATGCCCGAGATAACAACCCACGAATGGTTTCTCAAGAACCTTCCTGCTGATCTCATGGACGACAACAG GAACCGTCAATTCGAGGAGCCAGACCAGCCTATGCAAAGTGACGATGAAATAATGCAAATAATAACCGAGGCAACCATTCCAGCTGCTGGAACTAACAGCCTGAATCACTATCTTACAGGAAGTCTAGACATCGATGATGACATGGACGAAGATCTTGAGAGTGACCCTGATCTCGACATCGATAGCAGTGGTGAGATCATCTATGCACTTTGA